The Etheostoma cragini isolate CJK2018 chromosome 15, CSU_Ecrag_1.0, whole genome shotgun sequence genome window below encodes:
- the LOC117957477 gene encoding GTPase IMAP family member 7-like, producing MSSSENAASHEVWEASPRASEAEPLRIVLLGRTGTGRSTAGNTILGRSAFWVSVSPCSVTTQCTRQTGTVDGRSISVIDTPGFLHTHLNPEEVMTEVGQCVVLSSPGPHVFLVTLPTGRFTQEERDALEWIKAMFGPEATRFTMVLFTWGERLQGKCIEDFLGENSELSEFVSSCHGEYHVFANREQDETADSSQQVVQLLEKINKTVAENGGSCYGSDMFKEAERAIREVQERILGKKGHNLSPQKAAKDKEEQSPEFERMRREEEEARKRMERLFWCELVTAVGKGAAEGAGIMGKVEGKGKAVTKVRMMERAAALAASPLSITSAAKAVGGAVREGSKVLYKHRKTFLNTPH from the coding sequence TCTGGGAAGCATCACCCCGAGCATCAGAGGCTGAACCCCTGAGGATTGTTCTGTTGGGGAGGACAGGGACAGGCAGAAGCACCGCAGGGAACACCATCCTGGGCAGGTCTGCCTTCTGGGTCAGCGTGTCCCCCTGCTCCGTCACCACCCAGTGCACCAGACAGACTGGGACAGTAGACGGGCGGAGCATCTCTGTGATTGACACGCCGGGTTTCTTGCACACACACCTCAACCCCGAGGAAGTCATGACAGAGGTGGGACAGTGCGTTGTCCTCTCCTCTCCGGGACCCCATGTCTTTCTGGTGACCCTGCCAACAGGCAGGTTCACCCAGGAGGAGAGGGACGCCTTAGAGTGGATCAAGGCTATGTTTGGACCTGAAGCAACCAGGTTTACCATGGTGTTGTTCACCTGGGGAGAACGGCTGCAGGGCAAATGCATCGAGGACTTCCTGGGAGAGAACAGTGAGCTGTCGGAGTTTGTGAGCAGCTGCCATGGCGAGTATCACGTCTTTGCTAACAGGGAACAGGACGAGACAGCGGACAGCTCACAACAGGTCGTACAGCTCCTGGAGAAGATAAACAAGACTGTTGCGGAAAATGGAGGAAGTTGCTATGGCAGTGACATGTTCAAAGAGGCTGAGCGGGCCATCAGGGAGGTGCAAGAGAGGATTCtgggaaaaaaaggacacaatCTGTCCCCTCAGAAGGCCGCTAAAGACAAAGAGGAGCAGAGTCCAGAGTTTGAGAGGATGAgaagggaggaagaagaggccAGGAAACGGATGGAGAGGCTTTTCTGGTGCGAGCTGGTGACTGCGGTGGGGAAAGGTGCCGCAGAGGGGGCAGGGATCATGGGGAAGGTCGAGGGGAAAGGGAAGGCTGTGACGAAGGTGAGGATGATGGAGAGGGCAGCAGCTCTGGCAGCGTCGCCGCTCTCCATCACTTCAGCTGCAAAAGCAGTGGGAGGAGCGGTAAGGGAAGGAAGCAAGGTGTTatataaacacagaaaaacttTCCTGAATACACCTCACTGA
- the kdelr3 gene encoding ER lumen protein-retaining receptor 3: MNIFRLAGDVSHLVAIIILLLKIWRSKSCAGISGKSQVLFALVFTTRYLDLFTVYISAYNTVMKVVFLAMSYATVYLIYMRFRNTDNSENDTFRVEFLLVPVIGLSFLENYAFTPMEIMWTFSIFLEAVAIMPQLFMITKTGEAESITTHYLFFLGLYRALYIANWVWRYHTEGFFDQIAVVSGVVQTIFYCDFFYLYVTRVLRGRGKMGLPMPI, translated from the exons atgaatATCTTTCGTTTGGCTGGTGACGTGTCACATTTGGTGGCTATCATTATCCTGTTACTGAAGATATGGAGGTCCAAATCCTGTGCTG GAATCTCTGGGAAGTCTCAGGTGCTGTTTGCACTTGTCTTCACCACCAGGTATCTTGACTTGTTTACAGTCTACATCTCTGCTTACAACACAGTGATGAAG GTGGTGTTCCTGGCTATGTCCTACGCCACCGTGTACCTGATTTACATGCGCTTCAGGAACACAGACAACTCTGAGAACGACACGTTCCGCGTGGAGTTCCTGTTGGTGCCAGTCATCGGGCTGTCCTTCCTAGAAAACTATGCTTTCACCCCAATGGAG ATCATGTGGACCTTCTCCATTTTTCTGGAGGCCGTGGCCATAATGCCGCAGCTCTTCATGATCACCAAGACCGGCGAGGCCGAGTCCATCACCACCCACTACCTGTTCTTCCTCGGCCTCTACCGAGCCCTCTACATAGCCAACTGGGTGTGGCGTTACCACACCGAGGGCTTCTTCGACCAGATTGCCGTGGTGTCCGGTGTCGTGCAGACTATTTTCTACTGCGATTTCTTCTACCTTTACGTCACAAGAG tgcTTCGAGGAAGAGGAAAGATGGGCCTGCCGATGCCCATTTAA